A stretch of the Archangium violaceum genome encodes the following:
- a CDS encoding M16 family metallopeptidase produces the protein MTVLNGKVALAALLMASTAGAQDSKAGQAPTAQQARKASVQDAVKLPKATVLQLKNGAKLLLVEKHEVPLVAFSAMVRGGALGDPEGKEGLAALTAELLQKGAGKRDAWQFAEAVDSVGGSLSVSPGREALDVHGQFMARDTALMVELLSDMLMRPRFDAAELDKMRERMVSELAAQKDGDLRGLIGTYFQAFHFGAHPYGRPMSGSESSLATLTREDVLAYAKAQMGGDRLILSVVGDFDAKKLAKQLEAALGGWARASAPAPVAPPTQPAKGRRVLLVDKPDATQTYFWAGNTGISRTDPSRVDVSLANTVLGGRFTSLLNTALRVKSGLTYGAGSLVLANTQPGPFAISSYTKTESTGQALDMALDVLASYRQQGMDDATLASAKAYVLGQFPPTLETGLQIASKLSELAFYGLDASDVDEFAAKVGGADKARIQAAIQRVVPSREDLTLVLIGKASDIREVARKYGTVTEMSITDPHFAPQASAAKK, from the coding sequence ATGACGGTGCTCAACGGGAAGGTGGCGCTCGCGGCGCTGCTGATGGCCTCCACGGCGGGGGCCCAGGACTCGAAGGCGGGGCAGGCTCCCACGGCGCAGCAGGCGCGCAAGGCCTCCGTGCAGGACGCGGTGAAGCTGCCCAAGGCGACCGTGTTGCAGCTGAAGAACGGCGCGAAGCTGCTCCTGGTGGAGAAGCACGAGGTACCGCTGGTGGCCTTCAGCGCGATGGTGCGCGGCGGAGCCCTGGGTGACCCCGAGGGTAAGGAGGGGCTGGCCGCGCTCACCGCCGAGCTGCTCCAGAAGGGCGCCGGCAAGCGGGATGCCTGGCAGTTCGCCGAGGCGGTGGACAGCGTGGGCGGCTCGCTCTCGGTGAGCCCCGGCCGCGAGGCGCTCGATGTCCACGGACAGTTCATGGCGCGCGACACCGCGCTCATGGTGGAACTGCTCTCGGACATGCTGATGCGGCCTCGCTTCGACGCCGCCGAGCTGGACAAGATGCGCGAGCGGATGGTGTCGGAGCTCGCCGCGCAGAAGGACGGCGACCTGCGCGGCCTCATTGGCACCTACTTCCAGGCGTTCCACTTCGGCGCGCACCCGTACGGGCGGCCGATGAGCGGCAGCGAGTCGTCCCTGGCCACGCTCACGCGTGAGGACGTGCTGGCGTACGCCAAGGCTCAGATGGGAGGAGATCGGCTCATCCTCTCGGTGGTGGGTGACTTCGACGCGAAGAAGCTCGCGAAGCAGCTCGAGGCGGCGCTCGGAGGATGGGCGCGCGCGTCCGCTCCGGCCCCGGTGGCCCCGCCCACCCAGCCGGCGAAGGGCCGGCGTGTGCTGCTGGTGGACAAGCCGGATGCCACGCAGACGTACTTCTGGGCTGGCAACACCGGCATCTCGCGCACGGACCCCTCGCGCGTGGACGTGAGCCTGGCCAACACGGTGCTCGGCGGCCGTTTCACCTCGCTGCTCAACACGGCGCTGCGCGTGAAGTCCGGCCTCACCTACGGCGCCGGCTCGCTGGTGCTGGCCAACACCCAACCCGGGCCGTTCGCCATCTCCTCGTACACGAAGACGGAGTCCACCGGGCAGGCGCTGGACATGGCGCTGGACGTGCTCGCGAGCTACCGCCAGCAGGGCATGGACGACGCCACGCTCGCCTCCGCCAAGGCGTACGTGCTGGGCCAGTTCCCTCCCACCCTGGAGACGGGCCTGCAGATCGCCTCCAAGCTGTCCGAGCTCGCCTTCTACGGGCTGGACGCGAGCGACGTGGACGAGTTCGCCGCGAAGGTGGGCGGCGCGGACAAGGCGCGCATCCAGGCCGCCATCCAGCGCGTGGTGCCCTCCCGGGAGGACCTCACCCTGGTGCTCATCGGCAAGGCCTCGGACATCCGCGAGGTGGCGCGCAAGTACGGCACCGTCACCGAGATGAGCATCACCGACCCGCACTTCGCGCCCCAGGCCTCCGCGGCGAAGAAGTAG
- a CDS encoding VOC family protein has translation MKIKLTSVLVDDQDKALEFYTKVMGFKKKNDFPVGKFKWLTVVSPEGPDDIELLLEPNENPAAKTYQKALHEQGIPLTAFAVEDVHKEYERMKKLGVAFRSEPTQMGPTIVVVLDDTCGNLIQLYQG, from the coding sequence ATGAAGATCAAGCTGACGAGCGTCCTGGTCGATGATCAGGACAAGGCCCTCGAGTTCTACACGAAGGTCATGGGCTTCAAGAAGAAGAACGACTTTCCGGTAGGGAAGTTCAAATGGCTGACCGTCGTCTCGCCCGAGGGCCCGGATGACATCGAGCTACTCCTCGAGCCAAACGAGAACCCGGCCGCGAAGACATATCAGAAGGCACTTCATGAGCAGGGAATTCCCCTGACGGCCTTCGCGGTCGAGGATGTCCACAAGGAGTACGAACGGATGAAGAAGCTGGGCGTGGCGTTCCGTTCGGAGCCCACGCAGATGGGGCCGACGATCGTCGTCGTCCTCGACGACACGTGTGGCAATCTCATCCAGCTCTATCAGGGCTGA
- a CDS encoding DEAD/DEAH box helicase family protein, with protein sequence MSSPFLKIPEAEWVASNALGFAIRDRYPVSPGHTLVIPRRPVATWFEATQEEQRALFDLVDEVKRGLDASHKPDGYNVGINVGEAAGQTVFHLHVHVIPRYRGDMADPRGGVRHVIPGKGNYLATSAKPLATGGLEDPFLRHLEPLFARAMEVAVLAAFVQDSGLEVLRESVEAALARGARVRILTGDYLAITQATALRRLLDWMNESEARLDEGEARSATSRGSFEARVVETGALGCSFHPKSWRFEGPGFAAAFVGSSNVSHAALRTGVEWNLRVERDRDPQAWQQVVEAFESWWARALRFDSAWVERYATRARRETYRPPSDDAEVELPERPRQPHAIQQEALVALARSRLEGRQRALVVLATGLGKTLLAALDVEAFQKARKQRARVLFLAHRAELLAQAAETFRRQFPESRFGWFVADQSSLEGDVVFASVQKLSRPEGLTRLREAPLFDYVVVDEVHHAAAASYRLILASLKSEFLVGLTATPERADEGDVLGLFDDHLAYRADVGEGIARGLLVPFTYYGLKDDVAYENIPWRNRRFDPEMLAAAVQTEARMQRMWSAWEEHRATRTLVFCCSVSHANYVKDWLKGRGIRVMAVHSAQGSDDRAEALRKLAGGELDAVCSVDLFNEGVDVPSVDRVVMMRPTESPVVFLQQLGRGLRKVEGKPAVTVIDFVGNHRVFLERVRALLVLANATERLSLRDFLVDGKAPELPPGCSVQVELEAKELLAKLLPSGRGEVERVYRELRETWGRRPTAGELYRMGYRPATLRDEHGGWLPFVRSEGDLTPEETRALEAGAKWFDELETTQMTKSFKMVSLEALLEAGALAVGMPLPQLAERSLAILRRSPELLRDIEGVKALGEDWRNPKPETFLKYWKDNPVQAWVGGPWFRVEANRFVPRLPISESEGEAFLNLTRELVDYRLAQYRARQRMETLGSAFEAKIIRNARDPIIKLPSRTKRTDLPEGETDVRLPDGSPWRFRMAKEFCNVARPVGTDRNTLPDLLRRWFGPTVGLPGTAFHVRFTPGLDGWSVAPVEAEVIPLSQRGTLVAFPSIRAAAGAATLSVALESAPEAERVSPPYSRRLAQDMHEG encoded by the coding sequence GTGAGTTCCCCCTTCCTGAAGATCCCTGAAGCCGAGTGGGTGGCCTCCAACGCGTTGGGCTTCGCCATCCGGGACCGCTACCCGGTGAGCCCGGGGCACACACTCGTGATTCCGCGCCGGCCCGTGGCCACATGGTTCGAGGCCACACAGGAGGAGCAGCGGGCCCTTTTCGATCTGGTGGACGAGGTGAAGCGCGGCCTGGACGCGAGCCACAAGCCGGACGGGTACAACGTGGGCATCAACGTGGGGGAAGCGGCCGGACAGACGGTGTTCCACCTCCACGTGCACGTGATTCCTCGCTACCGGGGGGACATGGCGGATCCTCGTGGAGGAGTCCGTCACGTCATTCCAGGCAAGGGCAACTATCTCGCGACCTCGGCGAAGCCCCTGGCCACGGGAGGCCTGGAGGATCCATTCCTCCGGCACCTGGAACCCCTGTTCGCGCGAGCCATGGAGGTGGCGGTACTGGCGGCCTTCGTCCAGGACAGCGGGTTGGAGGTGCTGCGCGAATCCGTGGAAGCAGCGCTGGCCCGAGGCGCTCGGGTGCGAATCCTCACAGGGGACTACCTCGCCATTACCCAGGCAACGGCATTGCGCCGGTTGCTGGACTGGATGAACGAGAGCGAGGCGCGCCTCGACGAGGGCGAAGCTCGCTCCGCGACGAGCCGGGGCTCCTTCGAGGCGCGGGTCGTGGAAACGGGAGCGTTGGGGTGTTCGTTCCATCCAAAATCCTGGCGTTTCGAGGGACCGGGGTTCGCGGCGGCATTCGTGGGCTCGAGCAACGTGTCGCATGCGGCCTTGCGAACGGGTGTGGAGTGGAACCTGCGCGTCGAGCGCGATCGGGATCCACAAGCCTGGCAACAGGTGGTGGAGGCGTTCGAAAGCTGGTGGGCGCGGGCGCTGCGCTTCGACTCGGCCTGGGTGGAGCGATACGCGACCCGAGCGCGGCGGGAAACCTACCGCCCCCCATCGGATGACGCGGAGGTGGAGCTCCCGGAGCGACCTCGCCAGCCTCATGCGATCCAGCAAGAGGCGCTCGTGGCACTGGCACGAAGCCGGCTCGAAGGGCGGCAGCGAGCACTGGTGGTGCTGGCAACGGGGCTGGGAAAGACGCTGTTGGCGGCGTTGGACGTGGAAGCGTTCCAGAAGGCTCGGAAGCAACGGGCACGGGTACTGTTTCTCGCACACCGGGCGGAGCTGCTGGCGCAAGCGGCGGAGACGTTCCGCCGGCAGTTCCCTGAATCGCGCTTCGGATGGTTCGTCGCGGACCAGTCGAGTCTCGAAGGGGACGTGGTCTTCGCTTCGGTGCAGAAACTGTCTCGGCCCGAGGGGCTCACGAGGCTCCGGGAAGCGCCCCTCTTCGACTATGTGGTCGTGGACGAGGTGCACCACGCGGCGGCGGCGAGCTACCGGCTCATCCTGGCGAGCCTGAAATCGGAGTTCCTGGTCGGGCTGACGGCGACGCCGGAGCGCGCGGACGAGGGTGATGTGCTGGGCCTGTTCGACGACCATCTCGCCTATCGCGCGGATGTGGGCGAGGGCATCGCTCGCGGACTCCTGGTGCCGTTCACGTACTACGGCCTGAAGGACGATGTGGCGTACGAGAACATTCCCTGGCGCAACCGGCGTTTCGACCCGGAGATGCTCGCGGCCGCAGTGCAGACGGAGGCGCGCATGCAGCGGATGTGGTCGGCATGGGAGGAGCACCGTGCAACGCGCACCCTGGTCTTCTGTTGCTCGGTGTCGCACGCCAACTACGTCAAGGATTGGCTGAAGGGCAGGGGCATTCGGGTCATGGCCGTGCACTCGGCGCAAGGCTCGGATGACCGGGCGGAGGCGCTTCGGAAGCTGGCGGGTGGCGAGCTGGACGCGGTCTGCTCGGTAGACCTCTTCAACGAGGGCGTGGACGTGCCGAGCGTGGATCGGGTGGTGATGATGCGGCCCACGGAATCGCCCGTGGTGTTCCTGCAGCAACTCGGACGCGGGCTCCGCAAGGTCGAGGGCAAACCAGCGGTCACGGTCATCGATTTCGTCGGCAACCACCGGGTGTTCCTGGAACGGGTGCGCGCACTGCTGGTACTGGCGAATGCAACGGAACGGCTATCGCTGCGCGACTTCCTCGTGGATGGAAAGGCTCCCGAACTACCTCCGGGCTGCTCGGTTCAGGTGGAATTGGAGGCCAAGGAACTGCTGGCGAAGCTATTGCCGAGCGGGCGCGGTGAAGTGGAGCGGGTGTACCGCGAACTGAGGGAGACCTGGGGGAGGAGGCCCACCGCGGGAGAGCTGTACCGGATGGGGTATCGACCTGCCACGTTGCGTGACGAACATGGGGGATGGCTGCCCTTCGTGCGGAGCGAGGGAGACCTGACTCCGGAGGAGACCCGCGCCCTGGAAGCCGGAGCGAAGTGGTTCGATGAGCTCGAAACCACGCAGATGACCAAGAGCTTCAAGATGGTGTCGCTGGAGGCGCTGCTCGAAGCCGGAGCGCTGGCAGTGGGCATGCCGCTTCCGCAACTGGCCGAACGCAGCCTGGCCATCCTGCGGCGTTCGCCGGAGCTGCTGAGGGACATCGAAGGAGTCAAGGCGCTGGGAGAGGACTGGCGCAACCCGAAGCCGGAAACCTTCCTCAAATACTGGAAGGACAATCCGGTCCAGGCGTGGGTTGGAGGCCCGTGGTTCCGGGTGGAGGCAAATCGGTTCGTTCCACGTCTCCCCATCTCCGAGAGTGAGGGGGAAGCATTCCTGAACCTGACACGCGAGCTGGTGGACTACCGTCTCGCGCAGTACCGCGCCCGGCAGCGCATGGAGACGCTCGGGTCTGCCTTCGAAGCCAAGATCATTCGAAACGCGCGAGACCCCATCATCAAGCTGCCATCACGCACGAAACGAACGGACCTGCCAGAGGGCGAGACGGACGTGAGGCTGCCGGATGGCAGTCCCTGGCGATTCCGGATGGCCAAGGAGTTCTGCAATGTGGCACGGCCGGTGGGAACGGATCGCAACACATTGCCGGACCTGCTGCGGCGTTGGTTCGGTCCCACGGTGGGTCTGCCGGGCACGGCGTTCCACGTCCGCTTCACTCCCGGACTTGATGGTTGGAGCGTGGCCCCCGTCGAAGCGGAGGTGATACCCCTCTCTCAGAGGGGAACGCTCGTGGCATTCCCAAGCATCCGTGCCGCGGCGGGAGCAGCCACCCTCTCCGTGGCGCTAGAGAGCGCTCCAGAGGCAGAGCGCGTGAGCCCACCATATTCGCGACGACTGGCTCAAGACATGCATGAAGGCTGA
- a CDS encoding IS1380 family transposase: MGEILNDFGLEFNGSVKLEARAERLTSEAGAVLLREVDERLGLTRWLGEMLTDTRDEKRITHSLRELVRTDLLLLGQGWRDHDDADALRRDAALRLAVSDSKSSVPLRGKEGGAEGLASQPTLSRLTAMLAREENRKVLHEALVWQTGRRLRAQQPKGQKLKQVTVDVDGLPVEVHGHQEGSAYNGHYGVRMYHPIVASLAETGDLLDVRLREGNVHSANGALEFIDELLGRVEKEVCEVAAVRFDAGFPEEKLLAKLEERGTPYVARVRNTSVLQREAALPRFMNSGVPLGEPGTHLYEWEYQAQGWSRARRVVLVVLERKDELFPHAFWLVTSWSKEQMPAQALLEHYRQRGTAEGHFGELMDVLAPALSSARRPKSKYRGQPPVQRAVSIDAFANNEVRLLLNALAYNLVHAARVLMEQATGEGWGLLRVRERVLKVAARVLLHARRVVLVIGRESASLWQKLWTKLGSLSTAQIT; the protein is encoded by the coding sequence ATGGGTGAAATCCTCAACGACTTCGGGCTGGAGTTCAACGGCTCCGTGAAGCTGGAGGCGAGGGCGGAGCGGTTGACGTCGGAGGCAGGTGCGGTGCTGCTGAGGGAGGTGGACGAGCGGTTGGGGCTGACGCGCTGGCTGGGGGAGATGTTGACGGACACGCGAGACGAGAAGCGGATAACCCACTCGCTGAGGGAGTTGGTGCGCACGGACCTTCTGCTGTTGGGGCAAGGGTGGAGAGACCACGACGACGCGGACGCGCTCAGGAGGGACGCGGCGTTGAGGTTGGCGGTGTCGGACAGCAAGAGCAGCGTGCCGCTGAGGGGGAAAGAGGGGGGAGCGGAGGGGTTGGCCTCACAGCCCACCTTGTCGCGGCTGACGGCCATGTTGGCGCGAGAGGAAAACCGGAAGGTGCTGCACGAGGCGCTGGTGTGGCAGACGGGGCGGAGGCTGAGGGCGCAGCAGCCCAAGGGCCAGAAGCTCAAGCAGGTGACGGTGGACGTGGACGGGTTGCCGGTGGAGGTGCATGGGCACCAGGAGGGCAGCGCGTACAACGGGCACTACGGAGTACGCATGTACCACCCGATTGTCGCCAGTCTCGCCGAGACGGGAGACCTGCTGGACGTGAGGTTGCGCGAGGGAAACGTGCACAGCGCCAATGGAGCGCTGGAATTCATCGACGAGTTGCTGGGGCGAGTGGAGAAGGAGGTGTGTGAGGTGGCGGCGGTGCGCTTCGACGCGGGCTTTCCCGAGGAGAAGCTGCTGGCGAAGCTGGAGGAGCGAGGCACGCCCTACGTGGCGCGCGTGCGCAACACCAGCGTGTTGCAGCGGGAGGCGGCGCTGCCGCGCTTCATGAATTCGGGAGTGCCGCTGGGGGAGCCGGGCACCCACCTGTACGAATGGGAGTACCAGGCGCAGGGCTGGAGCCGTGCGCGGCGCGTGGTGTTGGTAGTGCTGGAGAGGAAGGACGAGCTCTTCCCGCACGCCTTCTGGCTGGTGACGAGCTGGAGCAAGGAGCAGATGCCGGCACAGGCGCTGCTGGAGCACTACCGCCAACGCGGCACGGCGGAGGGCCACTTCGGAGAGCTCATGGACGTGCTGGCCCCGGCGCTCTCCTCGGCCAGACGGCCCAAGTCCAAGTACCGGGGGCAGCCGCCCGTCCAGCGCGCGGTGTCCATCGACGCCTTCGCCAACAACGAGGTACGCCTGTTGCTCAATGCCCTGGCCTACAACCTGGTGCACGCCGCGCGCGTGCTGATGGAGCAGGCCACGGGCGAGGGCTGGGGGCTGCTCCGTGTGCGCGAGCGGGTGCTCAAAGTAGCCGCGCGGGTGCTGTTACACGCCAGAAGAGTGGTGCTGGTCATTGGCCGGGAGTCGGCCAGCCTCTGGCAGAAGCTGTGGACGAAGCTGGGCTCGCTGAGCACAGCGCAAATCACGTAG
- a CDS encoding bifunctional 3-(3-hydroxy-phenyl)propionate/3-hydroxycinnamic acid hydroxylase, with protein sequence MTPLVEDTDVLISGCGPVGALTANLLGLYGVRTVVLERDLTPHSQPRAITCDDEAMRIYQAAGLADVLDAHMYTCPEVELVGASGELFARLVIQGTDFGYGYSALRFFSQPYLERILRLGLSRFPHVSLRLGQRVEAYSQDSQGISVTVSDARDGSERTVRARYLLACDGGRSTLRQLAGIDMVGATYDEGMLAISLLLPEPPPPLCRMVCDPHRHVFVARCAGNELRVECMIRADEKPEDLLKPERIREFISPYVDPDRATVQRAAAYIFNRRVASRWRDGRLFLLGDAAHLMPPVLGQGLCSGLRDAANISWKLASVVHGHADEPLLDTYELERRPHAEAMLEASVNMGRIVLTGSRPLAFVRDNVFRALDRIPRVQRFIRNLEFKPRPLIPRGFMLGGSRGHSQAPEGTYFPQPRVGAPGGKEVRLDELLGPGFSILVHPETREASLRAAQVLAEAIGARCLRIIPPRSGHAQPGEVVDVEGKLDTWFREHRVDIAVLRPDRYLFGAVRGSHLAWLSAALRGWIHGPLRTVEPGALESAPAFISSVG encoded by the coding sequence ATGACGCCACTGGTGGAAGATACGGACGTGCTCATCTCCGGCTGCGGCCCGGTGGGCGCGCTGACGGCCAACCTCCTCGGTTTGTACGGAGTCCGCACCGTCGTCCTCGAGCGCGATCTCACCCCCCACAGCCAGCCCCGCGCCATCACCTGTGACGACGAGGCCATGCGCATCTACCAGGCCGCCGGCCTCGCCGACGTCCTCGATGCCCATATGTACACCTGTCCCGAGGTGGAGCTCGTCGGCGCCTCCGGCGAGCTCTTCGCCCGGCTCGTCATCCAGGGCACCGACTTCGGCTACGGCTACTCGGCCCTCCGCTTCTTCAGTCAGCCCTACCTCGAGCGCATCCTGCGCCTCGGTCTCTCGCGCTTCCCCCATGTCTCGCTGCGGCTCGGCCAGCGCGTCGAGGCCTATTCGCAGGATTCCCAGGGCATCTCGGTCACCGTCAGCGATGCCCGTGATGGTTCCGAGCGCACCGTCCGTGCCCGCTACCTCCTGGCCTGTGACGGGGGCCGCAGCACCCTGCGTCAGCTCGCCGGCATCGACATGGTGGGCGCCACCTACGACGAGGGCATGCTCGCCATCTCCCTCCTCCTTCCCGAGCCGCCTCCGCCCCTCTGCCGCATGGTGTGCGACCCCCATCGTCATGTCTTCGTCGCACGCTGTGCCGGTAACGAGCTGCGCGTCGAATGCATGATCCGCGCGGACGAGAAGCCCGAGGACCTGCTCAAGCCCGAGCGCATCCGCGAGTTCATCTCCCCCTACGTGGACCCCGATCGCGCCACCGTGCAGCGCGCCGCCGCCTACATCTTCAACCGCCGCGTGGCCTCTCGTTGGCGCGACGGGCGCCTGTTCCTGCTCGGCGATGCCGCCCACCTCATGCCGCCCGTCCTCGGCCAGGGGCTCTGCTCCGGCCTGCGCGACGCCGCCAACATCTCCTGGAAGCTCGCGTCCGTCGTCCACGGCCACGCCGACGAGCCGCTCCTCGACACCTACGAGCTGGAGCGCCGCCCCCACGCGGAGGCCATGCTCGAGGCCAGCGTGAACATGGGCCGCATCGTCCTCACCGGCAGTCGTCCGCTCGCCTTCGTGCGCGACAACGTCTTCCGGGCGCTCGACCGGATTCCCCGCGTGCAGCGCTTCATCCGCAACCTCGAGTTCAAGCCCCGGCCCCTCATCCCTCGGGGCTTCATGCTGGGTGGCTCCCGCGGCCACTCCCAGGCTCCCGAGGGCACGTACTTCCCCCAGCCCCGCGTGGGCGCTCCGGGTGGCAAGGAGGTGCGGCTCGACGAGCTGCTGGGCCCCGGTTTCTCCATCCTGGTGCACCCGGAAACCCGCGAGGCCTCGCTCCGGGCCGCGCAGGTGCTCGCCGAGGCCATTGGCGCCCGCTGCCTGCGCATCATCCCTCCGCGTTCCGGCCACGCCCAGCCCGGCGAGGTGGTGGATGTCGAGGGCAAGCTCGACACGTGGTTCCGTGAGCACCGCGTGGACATCGCCGTGCTCCGCCCCGACCGCTACCTCTTCGGCGCGGTGCGTGGCTCGCACCTGGCGTGGCTCTCCGCCGCGCTGCGCGGGTGGATCCACGGGCCCCTGCGCACGGTGGAGCCGGGCGCCCTCGAGTCCGCGCCCGCCTTCATCTCCTCGGTGGGCTGA
- a CDS encoding VOC family protein has protein sequence METNLLHRGRLIDHLHLVVRDLAVSKRFYSAILGALGIPLGGEGADYFWADELFVSSESSRAAAGALTGRAHFAFQAASREAVERFHVTGLENGGRDHGAPGIRPYHPGYYAAFLLDPDGNNVEAVFHGPANRSAESIVVKF, from the coding sequence ATGGAAACCAACCTGCTTCATCGGGGCCGTCTCATCGACCATCTCCACCTGGTCGTGCGAGATCTCGCAGTGAGCAAGCGCTTCTACTCGGCCATTCTCGGCGCGCTGGGCATTCCCCTCGGCGGAGAAGGCGCGGACTACTTCTGGGCGGACGAGCTGTTCGTATCCTCCGAGAGCTCTCGCGCGGCGGCCGGAGCGCTGACCGGTCGAGCGCACTTCGCCTTTCAGGCGGCATCTCGCGAGGCCGTCGAGCGCTTCCACGTCACTGGCCTGGAGAATGGCGGCCGGGACCACGGAGCTCCGGGCATCCGTCCCTACCATCCCGGCTACTACGCGGCCTTCCTGCTCGACCCCGATGGAAACAACGTGGAAGCGGTGTTCCATGGGCCCGCGAATCGAAGTGCCGAGTCGATCGTCGTGAAGTTTTGA
- a CDS encoding S24 family peptidase, with amino-acid sequence MSLPVQTTGEGLFAVRAFGDSMDGGERPIRDGDWLVMRYARAAGIGAVEGKVALVQVPDAAGYGYQVKRIIREGDRWMLRSDNPARPSFEATEDVVPVALLVEVIPPAKLGPATGERMTDEETARAFELPSPPKTGRINGHLFLCVTEKGTLTEPDRLNLRIEDRRPAETAFVLTRTAPEKPWRYAGVARWLEHEDRWALAEPVDHSTWRALGH; translated from the coding sequence GTGAGCCTGCCAGTCCAAACGACTGGCGAAGGGCTGTTCGCGGTACGCGCGTTCGGCGATTCCATGGACGGAGGCGAGCGACCGATTCGAGACGGTGATTGGCTCGTGATGCGCTACGCCCGAGCCGCGGGTATCGGCGCGGTCGAGGGCAAGGTGGCACTCGTGCAAGTGCCGGATGCGGCGGGCTATGGGTACCAGGTCAAGCGAATCATCCGAGAAGGCGACCGGTGGATGCTGCGCTCCGACAATCCGGCGCGGCCGTCCTTCGAGGCGACGGAGGATGTGGTCCCCGTTGCCCTTCTCGTCGAAGTGATTCCACCCGCGAAACTCGGACCCGCCACGGGCGAACGGATGACGGATGAGGAGACCGCTCGTGCCTTCGAGCTGCCCTCTCCGCCGAAAACCGGGCGCATCAATGGCCATCTCTTTCTCTGTGTGACCGAAAAGGGAACCCTTACCGAACCCGATCGCCTGAACCTACGCATCGAAGATCGCCGCCCGGCGGAAACCGCATTCGTGCTGACCCGGACCGCACCGGAGAAGCCTTGGAGGTACGCTGGCGTCGCACGATGGCTGGAGCACGAGGACCGTTGGGCACTCGCAGAGCCGGTGGATCACTCCACCTGGAGAGCACTCGGACACTGA
- a CDS encoding M16 family metallopeptidase, giving the protein MLRQKLLVTGMLVLAGTAACAQGRSSRTETSATAASKPGAQVKTKTLKNGLKVIVWSDPDNPSVSLFNFFRVGSRNERPGITGLSHFFEHMMFNGAKKYGPGEFDRVMEAHGGRNNAYTSEDVTVYQDWFPRSALETIFDLEADRLSSLAIDPKVVESERGVVYSERRSSVDNNNAGLLMEQVQATAFVAHPYQIPVIGWPSDIESWKQEDLERYFRTYYAPNNATLIVAGAVTPEEIFSLAEKYLEPIPAQPAPEPVRTVEPPQQGERRVVVRKLAQAPLLQMAFHGLRGRDEDAPALDLLVRILTEGDSSRLHRRLVEEEQVAIAVGGYQGAGFDPSLTWVLVDLPPGGDLGKAERLLDEELAKVVSEGITDAELRKAKNIVVADFWRSLETNSGRAQALGTYEVFHGDWQKLFGATDRYEAVTREQVRKVAAKVFAKNNRTVGVLVPEAGSDEAKKEAAR; this is encoded by the coding sequence ATGCTCAGACAGAAGTTGCTCGTCACGGGAATGCTTGTGCTGGCCGGAACGGCCGCGTGCGCCCAGGGGCGGTCCTCGAGGACCGAGACGTCGGCCACCGCCGCGTCGAAGCCTGGCGCCCAGGTGAAGACGAAGACGCTGAAGAACGGGTTGAAGGTCATCGTCTGGTCGGACCCGGACAACCCCAGCGTCTCCCTCTTCAACTTCTTCCGCGTGGGCAGCCGCAACGAGCGCCCCGGCATCACCGGCCTGTCCCACTTCTTCGAGCACATGATGTTCAACGGCGCGAAGAAGTATGGCCCCGGTGAGTTCGACCGCGTCATGGAGGCGCACGGCGGCCGCAACAACGCCTACACCTCCGAGGACGTCACCGTGTACCAGGACTGGTTCCCTCGCTCGGCGCTGGAGACCATCTTCGACCTGGAGGCGGACCGGCTGTCGAGCCTCGCCATCGATCCCAAGGTGGTGGAGAGCGAGCGTGGGGTCGTCTACTCGGAGCGGCGCTCCAGCGTGGACAACAACAACGCCGGCCTGCTCATGGAGCAGGTGCAGGCCACCGCCTTCGTGGCCCACCCCTACCAGATTCCCGTCATCGGCTGGCCCTCGGACATCGAGAGCTGGAAGCAGGAGGACCTGGAGCGCTACTTCCGCACCTACTACGCGCCCAACAACGCCACCCTCATCGTGGCGGGCGCGGTGACGCCCGAGGAGATCTTCTCGCTCGCGGAGAAGTACCTGGAGCCCATCCCCGCCCAGCCCGCGCCCGAGCCGGTGCGCACCGTGGAGCCGCCGCAGCAGGGCGAGCGCCGGGTGGTGGTGCGCAAGCTGGCGCAGGCGCCTCTGCTGCAGATGGCCTTCCACGGCCTGCGCGGCCGGGACGAGGACGCTCCCGCGCTCGATCTGCTGGTGCGCATCCTCACGGAGGGGGACTCCTCGCGGCTGCACCGGCGGCTGGTGGAGGAGGAACAGGTGGCCATCGCCGTGGGTGGCTACCAGGGGGCGGGGTTCGATCCGTCGCTCACGTGGGTGTTGGTGGACCTGCCGCCCGGAGGGGACCTGGGGAAGGCGGAGAGGCTGCTCGACGAGGAGCTGGCGAAGGTGGTGTCCGAGGGCATCACCGACGCGGAGCTGCGCAAGGCGAAGAACATCGTCGTGGCGGACTTCTGGCGCAGCCTGGAGACCAACAGCGGCCGGGCGCAGGCGCTCGGCACCTACGAGGTGTTCCACGGGGACTGGCAGAAGCTCTTCGGCGCGACGGACCGCTATGAGGCGGTGACGCGCGAGCAGGTGCGGAAGGTGGCCGCGAAGGTATTCGCGAAGAACAACCGCACGGTGGGCGTGCTGGTACCCGAGGCGGGCTCGGACGAGGCGAAGAAGGAGGCGGCGCGATGA